The following are encoded in a window of Castanea sativa cultivar Marrone di Chiusa Pesio chromosome 9, ASM4071231v1 genomic DNA:
- the LOC142610448 gene encoding uncharacterized protein LOC142610448, with protein MSSTEPRTGRTRAVWRVRLGSALRTILACTIVGCTTLYSPASVKHFLRYPAFSYVTTILIVSDATLGDALRGCLHALFATIQALLPSMLCLWLIGPARFTNELAALAVATNAFLVALPDSTQLMCKRIAFGQIVIVYVGAAIDGAKDRAITHPIHVASSTALGVLASLLTMLLPYPHLAIYELQKTCQLYAENAFERLNYFIDAISAQDNTTARDLISQAMSLSKAGAKLLQSIKKNMDVMQWERPPTKFSKTRYINPGEKLLHMELPIRGMEMALNCSTASSCIGSMMDEELREFLRSMKVQIGQKFVRAKCSMPFDATMTLLETKEQFLDMYLWKFRNISITQENLSAFFFLYSLKLLDDSPIAQDPQCALEYTQNIDTEESSDSQNQAMGSFNRTWSTLDIFPTSQSLVFAFKCSLSLGLAVLFGLMYSKENGYWSGLTIAISFVTGQEATFTVANARAQGTAMGSVYGIICCYIFQRFEDLRFLAMLPWIIFTNFLMHSRMYGQAGGISAVIGALLILGRTNYTSPSAFAIARISEACIGLICFLIVETLLNPARAATLAKTELSRTLGALQDWINSIVLCSNQKNMPASTLQALREKQNKLKTHFNDLEKFISEAGLEPNFWFLPFHGPCYGKLLESLSKMSDLISFVTYKIEFLSQVSKRFALDFNELHEHMNDDLELFKERVGSSLKHLEKVTSIKSLAALEKELQKKVMFQDIELGNSPNVNAFRLFGTNEEEVENIMSSFLRHLNEEADKIYAKAIEEKLKSQIVLCLTGLSFCIGCLIRETMEIEKEVKELVKWENPTNHVNLNEISCKVNTLHT; from the exons ATGTCATCCACAGAGCCAAGAACAGGTCGAACACGAGCCGTGTGGCGTGTGCGCTTAGGCTCTGCGTTACGGACCATACTAGCATGCACCATAGTTGGCTGCACCACTCTGTATAGCCCAGCCTCTGTCAAGCACTTTCTAAGATATCCAGCTTTTTCTTACGTGACAACAATCCTAATTGTGTCTGATGCGACACTAGGTGATGCTCTAAGAGGTTGTTTGCATGCCTTGTTTGCTACCATTCAGGCTTTGCTTCCATCCATGCTATGCCTGTGGCTGATTGGGCCAGCCAGGTTCACCAACGAGCTAGCAGCTTTGGCAGTGGCAACCAATGCATTTTTGGTTGCTTTGCCTGATTCAACACAATTGATGTGTAAAAGGATTGCATTTGGGCAGATTGTGATAGTGTATGTGGGTGCTGCCATTGATGGTGCAAAAGATAGAGCTATCACACACCCAATTCATGTGGCATCAAGCACGGCCCTTGGAGTTCTGGCTTCTCTCCTGACTATGTTGTTACCCTACCCGCACTTGGCCATTTATGAG TTACAAAAAACATGCCAATTATACGCGGAAAATGCTTTTGAGAGATTAAATTACTTCATCGATGCCATTTCTGCCCAGGACAACACAACTGCACGTGACCTGATCTCCCAAGCTATGTCCCTTTCCAAAGCAGGAGCCAAACTTCTTCAaagtatcaaaaaaaatatg GACGTCATGCAGTGGGAAAGACCTCCGACGAAATTCTCAAAAACCCGCTACATTAACCCTGGAGAAAAATTGCTACACATGGAATTACCAATAAGAGGGATGGAAATGGCCTTAAATTGTAGCACAGCTTCCTCCTGTATTGGCAGCATGATGGATGAAGAGCTCAGAGAATTTTTGAGAAGTATGAAAGTACAAATAGGCCAAAAATTTGTGCGAGCTAAGTGCTCTATGCCCTTTGATGCAACAATGACTCTATTAGAGACAAAGGAACAATTTTTAGACATGTACCTTTGGAAGTTCCGAAACATATCCATAACCCAAGAAAATTTGTCAgcattcttcttcttgtactCTCTAAAACTCTTGGATGACTCACCAATTGCTCAAGACCCTCAGTGTGCTTTGGAATACACTCAGAATATTGACACTGAAGAATCTAGCGATTCACAAAATCAAGCAATGGGTAGCTTCAATAGGACCTGGAGCACTCTTGACATATTTCCTACAAGCCAGAGTTTGGTTTTTGCTTTTAAGTGTTCACTTTCTCTAGGTCTTGCTGTGCTATTCGGTTTGATGTACAGTAAGGAAAATGGATATTGGTCGGGACTCACGATTGCCATCAGTTTTGTAACAGGACAAGAAGCCACGTTTACAGTTGCAAATGCTCGAGCACAAGGCACAGCAATGGGATCAGTCTATGGAATAATATGTTGCTATATTTTCCAAAGATTTGAGGATTTAAGGTTCTTAGCAATGCTACCTTGGATTATTTTCACCAATTTTCTAATGCATAGCAGAATGTATGGCCAAGCTGGTGGGATTTCAGCAGTTATTGGGGCATTATTAATCTTGGGTAGGACAAATTATACCAGTCCAAGTGCGTTTGCAATTGCAAGAATTTCAGAGGCATGCATTGGATTGATTTGTTTCCTCATAGTAGAGACTCTTTTGAATCCTGCAAGAGCAGCAACTCTGGCCAAAACTGAACTTTCAAGGACCTTGGGTGCACTTCAAGATTGGATCAACAGCATAGTTCTTTGTTCTAACCAGAAGAACATGCCAGCTTCCACTTTGCAGGCATTGAGAGAAAAGCAGAACAAACTGAAAACTCATTTCAATGATTTGGAAAAGTTCATTTCAGAGGCAGGTTTGGAGCCTAATTTCTGGTTCTTGCCTTTTCATGGTCCTTGCTATGGTAAGCTCCTAGAATCTTTGTCAAAGATGTCGGACCTTATAAGTTTCGTGACTTATAAAATAGAGTTCCTCTCACAAGTATCAAAAAGATTTGCACTTGATTTTAATGAACTCCATGAACACATGAATGATGATCTTGAGCTATTCAAGGAAAGAGTTGGCTCTTCATTGAAACACCTTGAAAAGGTGACTTCAATCAAGTCCCTTGCAGCATTGGAGAAAGAGTTGCAAAAGAAAGTCATGTTTCAAGACATTGAGTTGGGAAATTCACCAAATGTAAATGCGTTTCGGCTCTTTGGTACAAATGAAGAGGAGGTTGAAAACATTATGAGTTCTTTTCTTCGACACTTGAATGAAGAAGCTGACAAGATTTATGCTAAGGCAATTGAGGAGAAGCTTAAGAGCCAAATAGTTCTATGTTTGACTGGCCTGAGCTTCTGCATCGGTTGTTTGATAAGAGAAACGATGGAAATCGAGAAAGAAGTAAAAGAACTAGTCAAATGGGAAAATCCCACAAACCATgtaaatttgaatgaaatttccTGTAAAGTTAATACTTTGCATAcatga